The Actinomycetota bacterium sequence CAAATTAGACCCCCAGGGCCAGCCCACCCAGGTAGCAGGGGTACCCCCCGACTATTTTTGCAGCCAGGGCCAGCTGTGGGGAAATCCCGTATACCGCTGGGACCGGTTAAAAGGGGACCGGTACCAATGGCTGATTGACAGGTTTACCCATAATTTCAAGCTGTTTGATATAACCAGGATAGACCATTTCAGGGGATTGGTATCCTACTGGGAAATACCGGCTTCAGAGAAAAATGCCGTTAAAGGTACCTGGGTAAAGGCCCCGGTCTATGATTTTCTGGACACTTTAATTTCCCGCCAGGGCAGCCTGCCCATAATAGCAGAGGATTTAGGCTATATAACCGATGATGTAAGAGAGGTGCTTAAGCATTATGGTTTTGCCAATATGAAAATACTGCTGTTTGCCTTTGGCCAGGACAACCACCCTTATTTGCCCCATCACTACCCGCCCCACTGCTATGTGTACACCGGTACCCATGACAACAATACTGCTGTGGGCTGGTTTAAGCATGAAGCCCTTCCTTCGGAAAGAGCCAGGCTCAGCCGATACACCGGCAAAAGGATAAACTCGCTGAATGTAAATTGGGAGCTTATAAGGCTGGCCATGCAATCGGTAGCATCCACCTGTATCATACCCATGCAGGATGTACTGGGGCTGGACAGCCAGGCCAGGATGAACCTTCCTGCTACTTTGGGAACCAATTGGAAATGGGCCCTTGGCCCGGATTATGGGGAAGATAAGAAAACAAAGGACAAACTTGCTTATTTTACTGAAACCTACGGCCGGTAGGATTTATTCTGCCGATATATTGAGCCGGGTAATACTGTCTGCATGTCCGGTAGCATTATCAATATCTACTATCACCCCGTTTATCCATACATCTAAAGTGGAAACCTCAAACCGGTGGGGCATAGCAGTTAAAAACCTCTCTATTATGATTTCCTTTTTTACCCCGATAACCGAATCCCTGGGGCCTACCATACCGGCATCAGTAATATAAGCGGTGCCCTGGGGTAGTATCCTTTCATCCGCGGTCTGTACATGGGTATGGGTCCCTATCACCGCGCTCACCTTACCGTCCAGAAACCATCCCATAGCCACCTTTTCCGAGGTCACTTCAGCATGAAAATCAACTATGATTATATTGGTTTCCTTCCTTAGCTTGGCCAAAATATTTTCCATGGTGCGGAAAGGGCAGTCCAGGTTGTCTATAAATACCCTGCCGCATAAATTGACCACTGCTACACTTTTAGACCCTGCATGGGCACCGGAAGAAATATAATAGCCATGGCCGGGGGTAGAAGGGGGATAATTAGCCGGTTTGATAAGACGGGCTTCCTTTTTTAGATACTCATATATTTCCTTTTTTTTATATATATGGTTTCCGCTGGTAATAACATCTATGCCCATGGACAGCAGGTTGTCGCATATGCTGGGAGTAATCCCCAAACCTCCCGCTGCATTTTCACCATTGGCTACCACCATATCGATTTCCTGCTCCTGCACTATGGACTGCAGTTTATTTTTAACCGCTTCCCTTCCGGGCTTGCCAAATATGTCTCCTAAAAATAATAATCTCAAACTTTTGCCTTTCTAATAATTGCTATTGCGCAAAATTTATCTTCCATTGCTCCTCTTCCTTTACCAGGGATATCTCCTGATCCTTATATAACTTTTCCTCCCCGTCATAAGAATCCATAAAATCTATGCATACCACCGCTATATTGTTTTTAACTTCTACCCAGTTTATTTCAAAATAGGTTATATCGGTTACATCGTTGAACTCTTTCTCAAACTCTTCCAAGCTGTATTCTTGCCTGTCCTGGCTGCTGATAAGCTCATAGGCCAGGGAGTAGTTCTTATCTACCAGGGCATCCAAAAAATTTTGGGTTATTTCAACCGCCAGGTCCAGGCTCTCTTCACTGGTAAACCGGTTAGTTATAGCCCGCTGCACCGTTTCTATGGCGGTACAGGAAAAAAGAGCCAATGCAGACATGCACAGGATAACTGCCACTACAATTATCTTTAATCTCTTAAATTTATACCAATGCATAACAATGATTATAATGGAAAAAACAAAAAAAATTTAGAAGGCTTTGCTTTTTGCCCTACCCGGCCTGAAAAAAAGAGTTATGTTTGGAATATCTACCCTGATTTTGGGCAAAAAAAAATTGGTAGCGGGGATAGGATTTGAACCTATGACCTTCGGGTTATGAGCCCGACGAGCTACCAGACTGCTCCACCCCGCGCCAAAACTTTTCACCGAGTGTATATTATAAACAATTTTGCCTATTTTTCAAATGCTAATTTTATTCTAACCATTATACAGCCTGCCCGGTACTTCCACCCTCTTGTTTATAAGCACTGCTTTTTTTAATACTTCCTGCAGCTTGAAATCAAAAGCCATGCTTTGAATATCCAGCCGCATCAACGGATAACGGCTGTCATTTTTCTTAATGTAAAAGCCGTTTTTTATCAGAAACCCTATGGGAACCATAGCTGTTTTTTGCTCCTGAACTGTATTTCTCTGGCCAATAATTTCTAAAGCCTTAACCCTTTTTTTTATCATATCCTGCTCTAAAGAAAGCAGCAGCCTTTGGCCTATAAACATCTTTCTATGCTGGGATTTTACAAATATACACCCAATAAAGGTGGCCTCCGGATCAGGAGGGTAGATTTTAAAGGATTTTACCCCGGGAAACAGGTAGGGCTTACCATAGATGATTATGCCGGCAATACTATCCCCGGTAAAAGCAGCCTTTATTTTTCCTCCATAGCGGTAGAAGCATTCCAGGTCACCTTTCCGGAAACGGGCTCGATAATATAACTTGCTTTTAATTATATTTAATATGGAGCCGGAAGCAGTATAATTTTTATCACTGCATTCAAACCAGAAATGGCAATGGGCACAGCGTATATCCAGATCAAGGTACTCTTTTAGTCCTATATTTCTGATAGTAGTGTTCATGGATAAAAAATTATATTATAATTTTTTACTATTATACCATTAATATCAGTAATTACTGTTTTTATGGTTTTTAGATTGGAGATATAAATTGTTAGGGCAAATTTAACTACTATATTGGGTGCATATGAGTAAAAAAATTACATTCGATTACTGGAAACATCTTTATGCGGACCGGATCTCTAATATGTATTCCTCAGAGATCAGGGATCTGCTGGCTCTTTCTGCCCGCCCCGATATAATTTCTTTTGGTGGCGGAAACCCTGAAGTTAAATCACTTAATTTCCAAAAACTGGAAAAATATGTTAAAAGGGCCCTTTCCATTGATGGAGACATAAGTCTGCAATACAGCAGTTCTGACGGCTATTATCCTTTTAAAACCAAGCTGAGGGAAGTAATGAAACTGGAAAATATAGAGGCAGACGAAGAGGATATGATAGTTACTACCGGAGGCCAGCAAGCATTGGACCTGCTGGCCAAGGTATTCATAAACTCGGGAGACCTGGTAGTGGTAGAGGCACCCAGCTATACCGGTGCTATTAATTCTTTTCGTTCCTACCAGCCCCAGATAATAGGGATCCCGGTAGACCGCCATGGCATTAAAGTGGATTTGCTGGCCCAGACCTTGAAACAGCTGTACCAGGAAAAAAGATCAGTAAAATTCATATACCTGGTTCCCAATTTTTCCAATCCCAGCGGGGTAACCCTGAGCCTGGAGCGCAGGAAAAAGGTTCTAGCCTTAGCCCAGCAATACAATACGGTTATCATAGAAGATAACCCTTACGGGATGCTCAGGTATGAAGGCAAGCCGGTCCCCTGCA is a genomic window containing:
- a CDS encoding TIGR00282 family metallophosphoesterase, which codes for MRLLFLGDIFGKPGREAVKNKLQSIVQEQEIDMVVANGENAAGGLGITPSICDNLLSMGIDVITSGNHIYKKKEIYEYLKKEARLIKPANYPPSTPGHGYYISSGAHAGSKSVAVVNLCGRVFIDNLDCPFRTMENILAKLRKETNIIIVDFHAEVTSEKVAMGWFLDGKVSAVIGTHTHVQTADERILPQGTAYITDAGMVGPRDSVIGVKKEIIIERFLTAMPHRFEVSTLDVWINGVIVDIDNATGHADSITRLNISAE
- a CDS encoding PLP-dependent aminotransferase family protein, whose product is MSKKITFDYWKHLYADRISNMYSSEIRDLLALSARPDIISFGGGNPEVKSLNFQKLEKYVKRALSIDGDISLQYSSSDGYYPFKTKLREVMKLENIEADEEDMIVTTGGQQALDLLAKVFINSGDLVVVEAPSYTGAINSFRSYQPQIIGIPVDRHGIKVDLLAQTLKQLYQEKRSVKFIYLVPNFSNPSGVTLSLERRKKVLALAQQYNTVIIEDNPYGMLRYEGKPVPCIKELDQKQDNMHVIYMSTLSKLLAPGFRIGWVVAPHLIIQKLALGVQSADLCTSTFSQRIAYEYFSDPAWIDNIKRFIEIYSERRDAMLQTLAETLPEGCSWSKPEGGFFIWLKLPSYLNSKEMLADAVRNKIAYVPGSGFYADGRGTNEIRLAFCSENPDNIKKGIKILSKIVKDKIKLYKSFK
- the malQ gene encoding 4-alpha-glucanotransferase — protein: MEGHFPAGGLKPGPKLTQPVRRSGILLHISSLPSDLGLGDFGQQAYRFADYLESAGQTCWQILPLNPTTQRHYHSPYSCSSAFALNPLFIDPGQLADQGLISKRPAPPWSGACPISDYQYAAKLKTKIIDEAWNNFSPSSHGPYHKFCQNNYWWLDDYALFATIKTHISSLPWNQWPPDLRDRNPKTLKQLSSQYSRQIEKERFVQFILYRQWHNLKQYCNHKNIKIIGDMPIYLSGDSAEVWSHPHFFKLDPQGQPTQVAGVPPDYFCSQGQLWGNPVYRWDRLKGDRYQWLIDRFTHNFKLFDITRIDHFRGLVSYWEIPASEKNAVKGTWVKAPVYDFLDTLISRQGSLPIIAEDLGYITDDVREVLKHYGFANMKILLFAFGQDNHPYLPHHYPPHCYVYTGTHDNNTAVGWFKHEALPSERARLSRYTGKRINSLNVNWELIRLAMQSVASTCIIPMQDVLGLDSQARMNLPATLGTNWKWALGPDYGEDKKTKDKLAYFTETYGR
- a CDS encoding GNAT family N-acetyltransferase, producing MNTTIRNIGLKEYLDLDIRCAHCHFWFECSDKNYTASGSILNIIKSKLYYRARFRKGDLECFYRYGGKIKAAFTGDSIAGIIIYGKPYLFPGVKSFKIYPPDPEATFIGCIFVKSQHRKMFIGQRLLLSLEQDMIKKRVKALEIIGQRNTVQEQKTAMVPIGFLIKNGFYIKKNDSRYPLMRLDIQSMAFDFKLQEVLKKAVLINKRVEVPGRLYNG